tatcaatatatatatatatatatatatttatttgtttactttttctaTCAgtgttttcaattttttattaaacaatgtttgattttttaaatcgCAATTTAATAcctaaatataaaaaatgttatTATATTGCAAAAACCCATCaaccttgaaaaaaagtagaaaCGTTTTATTTAATTCTATCAATACATCATAAAATACGAACGATCCCCGTCCAAGTTATGAGCTTAATCTtccataaaaatatttgaaagcAATAGATCATGTACTAAACTAAAATCAGGGAAATTAAGACTCCTTTTGAAGTAATACCTATTACTTACTAATACGTTTGAGAATAAGCGCAGGTACTCCTGGTTTTTGTTAAAACTACAAATTTATACTTAGCATTACGAAGATTCTCGATTCcgaaaaacaaaaattttatcgTCATATACAAATCTAGAAATTACCAGAGCTATCCATCTTGTTCAAGAAGGTAGGCGAGGACATTATCTATCAGTACAAACATCTTAGTAGTGTCTGAGGAGAGGGTTGATtgtttatgtatttttgcgaaatatatatatatatatattctacacagatatatacatatttgTTTTTCGGGCtcattctttcttctttgccaGAGGCTCACCGCTCAAGAGGTCCGCTAATTCTGGAGCgattgttattgttttttcttttcttcttctattCGAAACCCagtttttgatttgaatGCGAGATAAACTGGTATTCTTCATTAGATTCTCTAGGCCCTTGGTATCTAGATATGGGTTCTCGATGTTCTTTGCAAACCAACTTTCTAGTATTCGgacattttcttttgtaaaCCGGTGTCCTCTGTAAGGTTTAGTACTTTTGTTTATCATATCTTGAGTTACCACATTAAATACCAACCCATCCGCcgatttatttttctgtGTAAGTTGATAATTACTTCTATCGTTTTCTATGCTGCGCATTTCTTTGAGTAATACAGTAATGGTAGTAGTGAGTTGAGATGTTGTTTGCAACAACTTCTTCTCCTCATCACTAATCTTACGGTTTTTGTTGGCCCTAGATAAGAATCCTAATATATCCCTTAattcaacttcttcttctgttgTTACACTCTCTGGTAACTTAGGTAAATTACAGCAAATAGAAAAGAGctttttattcttgatttttgttctttCGGGGAAACTGTATAAAACTtccaaaaaggaaaagtaaaaCAATACATCTCCttatatcaaagaaaatcaagaagGACAACATGGATGATATTTGTAGTATGGCGGAAAACATAAACAGAACTCTGTTTAACATTCTAGGTACTGAGATTGATGAAATCAATCTCAATACTAATAATCTTTATAATGtatgttttcatttcaaGGATAGCCTTTGAATCAATTTACTAACAATACTTCAGTTTATAATGGAAAGTAATTTGACTAAAGTAGAGCAACATACATTAcacaaaaatatttctaacAATAGGTTAGAAATATACCACCacattaaaaaagagaagagcCCAAAGGgaaaatcatcaatatcacCCCAAGCACGGGCATTTTTAGAACAGGTTTTTAGAAGAAAGCAAAGCCTTAATTccaaggaaaaagaagaagttgcAAAGAAATGTGGCATTACTCCACTTCAAGTAAGAGTTTGGGTATGTAATATGAGAATCAAACTTAAATATATCCTATACTAACAATTTGTAGTTCATAAATAAACGTATGAGATCTAAATAAATTCGTTTTCAATGATTAAAATAGCATAGTCgggtttttcttttagtttCAGCTTTCCGCAACagtaaaattttataaacCCTGGTTTTGGTTTTGTAGAGTGGTTGACGAATAATTATGCTGAAGTACGTGGTGACGGATATTGGGAAGATGTGTTTGTACATTTGGCCTTATAGAGTGTGGTCGTGGCGGAGGTTGTTTATCTTTCGAGTACTGAATGTTGTCAGTATAGCTATCCTATTTGAAACTCCCCATCGTCTTGCTCTTGTTCTCAATGTTTGTTTATATACTCATATTTCTATGTGTTTATACAATTGCTATTGTTTATATAATGTAGTGACATTTTCTCTTAATCTTATACTAATTTCTATGACATTTATATAAGAAGAGACTTATGATCAACATAATTTTGCAAACTTTGAGAGAAATATGTCTTTCTACTGCGATAAAGTTATTATTTAGATTACATGTCACCAACATTTTCGTATATGGCGATATAATTTATCATGTTTTGGTATGAtaatttaatttttaaaaaaacaaatttaaTTGACCTCATTAATTAATATTTATTAATACCTTTAAATGTTGAGGTAAATAGCTATTTTctctcttcttttcctttagtTGGAATTTGCAcaagaaaatgtttttCCACACACTTTAGCGTTTTTTCCTaaatgttggaataaaaaacaactatcatctatcAACTAGTAGTCACACTACCAATGTGTTATCATTATACTGTGTTAAACAATGACATAAGGTATGAAAATTTGTCAACGAAGTTAGAGAAAGCTGGatgcaaggattgataatgtggtaggaaaatgaaacatataacggaatgaggaataatcgtaatatcagtatatagaaatatagattcccttttgaggattcctatatcctcgaggagaacttctagtatattctatatacctaatattattacttttatCTACAATGCAACCCCacaataatataaaaattcaCCAATTCCGCATCTGCAGATTACTTTCCTAAATTTGCATATAGAATTGTCAAGCGCAAATCCGACGTCGATTCCGCGGCGGATGGGTCATTCTAGGTCATTCTACCAATTTTATTTGAGACCAGGTTTATTCAACCGGTAACATAGAAATATTCATACAATTAAGCTTCTATGGCCAAGTTGGTAAGGCGCCACACTAGTAATGTGGAGATCATCGGTTCAAATCCGATTGGAAGCATTTTTTATCACGTTATTCGGTGACACCCAGGTTGCCGCCGCGTTCGCGTCCATCGTCAtctgaaaaataatgaatattaatGGACCTTGTGCCCCATAAAGGTTCCATGTTCCATAAGTCTTCAATAATACTTTTGTATATTAAATTTACCGTTATTCGGAGATCTCTTACGGcttatgattttctttacaTTCCAGGCCGCCTTTTGATGACATTCAGTGCGTCACGACGCGAATAGGGCTTTGAAAGCCTTAATGTGgagtaaataaatatatgaaTGCAATAAGTAAACATAAGACGAGTTCTTCTATATCCGGTGTACCTAATAATATAGATTTTgccaacaatggaatctCATTACCCATCCCAAGATAAAATATTGATCAAGGCATGGGCCACCAACATAGGAATACGCAAAATAGGattgatatttttacatattatattatctttcttcttctgtctCAAATATAGCTCTTCTCctatttaaaaaattatcaattCTTGAATCTCAACTTCCAttaaatttgatgattGTTTCCCAATATCGATGTCATCTTTTTACACTGTAAATTATAATTTACTAGGAACATGAATACTGATCAATggatgatagttgattcTTATTGCaataaaaagtactttCTAAGACGCTAGGACTTCTAAACACAGATATTATGAAAATGCCAaaaaatacagaatattttccttcttttcactATAACAAGTAGTAAGAAATTAAGCAATATGGTAATTTGAGCTTATCAGATAAAAGATCCTGGTAGTCTTGCAAAGGTGTGAGTACTTTTGATGAAACTAAGTTTCAGCGCAGCTATTTCAATTTTGGAACCTTTAAAGAAAGTTTAATCGAAACATTGAACGATCCAAAGCACAACTTTGTAGCGGGAAGTCAcaaacaaatataaaaagtgTTAATAAACTGCCATCCTATGTTAGAATTGTGAAACTTTTTGGACTAATAAAAGGTTTTCAACATGGTGTTCCAAAGCACTTATTTCTAGGTTAGCTATGGTAACGAGTTTTAACGTAATCAAAACAATATACAATTCAAGATCTGTATCATTTACACTAACACACCCCATTTTAATAGAGCTGAGTACTTCCtacatttcttttgcaTATGATATCGCCACTGCATCATTTCTGTAGTCGTAAAATTTCCTTCTCATTAAGACACCGAAAATAGCTAAGGATTATaacaaaacaaacaaatgcTCAAACAAAACTTTTAGtaaatcttttgaaatgtAAAAGTTACTTAGAataactaaaaaaaaaatattacgCTATACCATATATTTCCATTCCCAATTTTATCGTtttataataatattcagTTTCAAGAacaatgaatatatttcAAACATTACATGCACTCTTGGGAGTAAGCTGCATCATaataaattaaaattaacgctttagaaaaagaaattttgagGTTAAAGGATGGAGGAAGAAATCGATACCAATTTCAACTTTGATCGACCTGTCTGACTGAAATTATTTCTGCGTTTTTCTTACTACAATTAGTACCATTCTCTTCAACTTCAATAGTTCTAACCATTGATTCTTCATCTGTCTCATCAAATCCCATCTTACCAGTCCAGCCATTGGATACCAAATAGTTGTGAAATTCAACGTCTTGCTTCATTAAATCGCTTTCAAGAGAATGTGgaacaaagaaatatgTAATAATGATACCAATAAGACCACAAATTGcagcaataataaaagtCCATCTTGCACCCAAATTATCCCTAATGGGTTGGAAACATTCGACGCCTACTACAGAACCGATTTTACCAGTCACAGCAGATAAACCATAGAAAACACCTCTAACAGCGGTTGCTGACGCTTCACTACTAATAACACCAAGCATATCACCTGGTCCAGCATTACCTAACATATTCATGAATGCgtagaagataataaacAAGGgggtgatttttttcaattggtCGTACGCACATCCAATGATTAGACCAAAGATGATGTACCCAGAGAAACCAAACATCAACGTATATTTACGACCAATACGATCGGACAGATAAGCACCAATTGGTACACCCAGTACAGCTAAAACTCCCAACAGTAAGTTCCACTCTGCCACTTTTACTAAATCATTTTGGTCCTTGATAACGGAACTGATAATTGTTGAACTGAAAATACCATTTGGGAAGGTAACAAAATCATACATAAACCATGTACCACATGTACCAAGTAACCTTTTCcaataaaatttcaatGCTAGGAAATATGGTATATTTCTCTTGATTCTACCTTTTTCATAGACTTCTGTAGTAGCAGTCTTCCATCTAAAATAGAACACACTCAATGGCCAGAAGCACCCTATTGCAAAAACAGTCCTCCAGATCGCCTCTAAATGTTTTGTTCCTGAACAGATTTTGTAGACGATTAAAAAGATGATCGTAGCAAATGGACCACCGAAGGCTAGTGGCAAATTTGTCACCATAACCAGGATACCACCTCTTTTGGTAGTGGTATATTCATTAGCAGACTCATTAGCACTTAATGTACTGGTAGGATATTCTGCACCAACACCAATACCTACCAAACCTCTCATAACTGTTAACATCCAAAACATGCCAGGTACAGTAGTACCGTGAGAGGCAGCACACAGAGCACTACCAATAACCAAGATAGCAGTGGCCACAAGGATACAAGATTTTCTACTATAATAATCAGCAGCGATACCCATAAAGAATTGGCCAAAAATAATACCAACTAGGGCTGCGTTGGAAACTCTAGTCGACACTTTTGAGCTATAGTTTTTCTTACCGTACTCCATAACAAAAACCTTGTTTAGCATACTCATTGAACCATTTACGTAACCATCACTTATCAGAGCAAAACCGGACGCAATGATTGTAACTATGTTTTTCCATTTATCTTTCTTTGAGGTTTCAGTACGGGTTGCACGCCTCTCGGCatcatattttattattctaGGATTAGTGTTCTCGTTCACTTCCTTCTCATTTACCGATGTGATATCTTTGtcttccattttttatcctattctatttttttgattataaGCAAAAAGATCAACTCACGTCTGCGGCTGGTTGACTAGTCACAAGAAACAGATAATAAATACTGTAACGAACATCTGCTACAACTACATTCATCGGGGTTTATATATTCACGAGTTTCCTACTTCATCCAGACACATTCTGGATGTCTTCCAGCAGATGTCCCTCATCAAAGAATTAAGATAGCCAGATTGAAAAACTAGGTTAACCAGAGAACTAAGTTAACTAATGTTGGAAAATAATCCTACGATACAGTGGACGGAATGCCCATATGCCTATATAATCAATCCATGCTAAGGTGGGGGTCCAGTAAGGAAATTCATGAATATGAAGATAAATGTGGCACCAAACGGCAACGCGGAAGACCGTAGGATCCAATCATATAACCCCTATTATTCTAACATCATTGCTGTTGGGTACAACATTCTACGCCGCTATTACTACGTGCTGCTTCTTTTGATTCTCTGCTTTCTTTACCGTCATGCACGTGCGCCGCGAAAAGTATTAATCATGCGGACACTCTGGCATTTAGGGGATACTGTCAAAAAGACTATGCTCAATACTGTCATATTCATATGCacgttctttttttaatttatcTTGGCAAAACGTGGGGCTGGAACTTTTGAAACGCACTGCAACATCTGTGGCTGTACAGTCAAGAAAAGTAAGTACTCATCGTCATGCTCTAATGTGTATATGGTATTTGTGGTGCAGACACCATTAGAAGTATAGTTCACGAAATGATGACACGATAGCATGTGCTTTTCGACGGCTGATAACCTTGTATTCtcttatttttgtattctttTCGTAAGCGGCATTTGTTTGCAGAACCTTATCGCAGATATCGATAAACATTTGTTGACAATTCTTTTTCGCTCcccttctttttgtttatcTTCGTTATATTCAATAGTCTACATACACTAACCGTTGAATTGTTGCAAACAAATACTAATAAAAATCTATATATAGTAAATTGAAGATGTACTGATCAGTCTATCATTGTTTAGTGCACCCAGACTCGAATCTTAAATACCACTTTACACACCTACTAAATTTTGTCCTCACAAAATGAAGACAGGATTCAAAACCGATTAATAGTAGCAGAAACTAAAAAAGTACGAATATTAGTAAAATTCATGTTCTTGAATCGAGCTACTATCTTTGTCGGGAGGGTAAACGATTATAACTCAAAATGACTGGAACTGGTGATTATTAATTTTTACGTTTCCTGTGCCAATAAGCGGAAGATAAGAGgatagaagaaaagaaaggcGGCACTTGGCGAACTACAATGGCGATTATATTCATGGCGATTATATTCATACAAAGGTAATGGAGGCCTCGGATAATGGACAATATTGAGAAAATCCTTATGCTTACTTCtcttaataaaaaatagacACAGCCATTTATTATGCGTAAAAAAGATTACCCACTTGTCTTCGATGCGTGCTGCTGCCAATCAACCTTTTGAGCGGAACTTCGAGCTCGCAATGCGTCTGGAATGTTGCTAGAGACAGTCTTGGTTATCTGTGACATGTGTTTCGTTCAGGCGTGTGAGCATCTTCTTGTtcgatttcaaaattaccGCCTTGACTCGTGAAACTGGATAATTCGTTGGCGTTTTCATATAAGTCGTCTGATGGCGAAAACTTTTCCTTTACTTAGCATACAGCAAATATCCCCATTTGACggatttttgaaaaatgagcCCGCTAACCCAGAATGAACTGCATTACCAAGCATTTATGTAAACGTTCCGCCACCATCTTTGGTAAGGTATACTATTATGTTCTGGATTTAAGGTTGATTCacaatttttcatcaccaaAATCTGGTGGCATGCCTAGTTGTCTGGTTTCAGGCAATTTAGCCATCATAGAAAAGCATCCTCTGTCTTGAGTTGAGAAAATGTTACTCATAGAGCCAAACAAATAAACCCTGGAATTAAAATATAGTTTAAACACAACTTCATATTACACTGTAAATACATATCACAATAATAAATTAACGAAATAGTAAGACCTTATGTTTCTATATGACATCAGTCCCGAATAGtgtcaattttttgtcGTCAGTGTCGAACATTTTTACTGTTTATTCATCATATCGTGAGGTATGTAGGCATCTTCTATTGACTTAAGCATGATAAAAGATTCACCCAAAACTGTATCGaaatattgataaaattaaatttcaaagtcaAACTTGTTTTCAATGGTTGCTATTTTCTTACCATTCGAGCTCTCCCTCAGGATTTTTTCACATGGAATGTTCATGGCCTCAATTTCCATGGGCTTTTTGCATTTATCTCCTTTAATTAATTGTAATGGCTCTAATGATACAGTTTCGCCATTAGCTTTGTCACATATATCGGAAAGGGCAATCTGATCATAATCTGGTATACAGTCACCCTTTGCATCTCTAACAAATTCAGAAGAGCATTCGTAGTCGGATTCAGTACAACTGTCACAAGGTATTTCATGCAAAATCATATCTTTGAATGTCCTTTTTACCAAACAACGGGCGTCCTGTTTCCTCCTTTTATACATGTATTTGGCGCCATTAAGGCATTTCCCATCTGCCAAATTCCAGTCTTCGAAATCTTCCTCTTCACACGTTTTATAGTCAAAATGCAGCAGAAAAATCGATCGCATACAGGACACTTCTTGCAATATATGAGATGTTGGTGTTGTTTCCTTCTTGACTAGCCGTAGTAATGAGATGTCCGCttaaaataaattttgagCCTGATCCATCTGGCGTTGTATTAATCAACTCTAATGGATGGATATAAAATAAAGCGTCAACAAGCTCATATTGATTCCATGTTCTACCTTGGTCcaaggaaaaataaagtttgGATTGTACATCACCATCTTTATATGAAGGAGACGGGATATATACAATAATATTTCCCAGATCACCAGTAGCATATAATCCAGAAGAATTATGGGCCACCCTCCATGTTAGACCACCGTCTCTAGAAATGAAAGTTTTTCGGTCCTTCCGATCGAATTCATTGTCATCGCCAACAGAACCTGTCATTAATATGATCCCAGCAGAAGGATTTGAAAGTTTTAGATTGTAAAAATAACCCTGAAGTGAACATCTCTCAGGCCTAGTGATATCACAGCCGAACGAATCggcattttcttcatcaacaacTTTCAAATTTGACCATGTGAGGCCGTTATCAACGGATATTTTGGTTTCTCCTCCGGCTATATTTTCAGTATAGTTTACTTGGTGATTAGAATAGTCAATGGAAGGATGAAACGATCCAAATATTGTCCCTTTCAAGAAATCAGGAAAAGTGAGCCTAAAATTTCCAAACTGATGGTTTGGTGTCCATTCAACAGGTGAGAATTTCAACCCTTGCGAATCTGATATGAAAATCTCTGAGAGATCTGGATCAGCATTTTCCTCATTTGTGATTTCTGTCGATATAAGAAGGATGATCCTTCCGATAGAATCTTCACGAATTTTAATCACTTTGACGTGCCGTAATTGAGTAGGCAGCTGTgccttttgaaaagtagATGCATCATTGGATATCCAGATGTCCGTAGATGACATCTCGTTATGCCCGTCATCTTGCGTTAAAACGACCACATATGACTTCAATATCTTGTATTGAGTAACAATCTTATCTTtaaattcatcaaaatctttaaaCGTTTTGCCTCCATCACTACTGAAAGCCAACTGTGTGTAGGTAGCAGTTAAGCGATATTCTTCATCGTATTCACGGTTAGAGAACAAACAGAGTATCGAAGTATCATTACCAGTAAAGTCAGAATCCTTGCTAGACTTAATGAAATGACAGCTTTAAGTTGTTATATCGtcgtcttttttcttttccaaggaaggtttaattttaaaaaaggaTTCCCATCATTGCTCAAGTAAATTTCACTTGGGTCATATAAAACGTCTGCGTCTATCATATAGCTATAGCAATTCGCAATAAGAAGTTCTTTGTTTCTAGGATGAGTAGTTATAAAACAGTCGCCATCTAAATATTCTTCTGATGAGGGTATAGTTAAAGCCCTCCATGACTCCCCACGGTCGTCGGTAATGTAGAATTTGGGTGATTCACATATAAAAGCGAAACCTCTTTCCTGTCCATGGAAAGGATCAACAGTAAATCTGAAAATGCgctcttcaatttctttgacCGTTTCCCAATTTTCTCCAGCGTCGAAACTTATCCATACAACCCCCCAACCATCTAATCTGATAGAAGTGTTGGAATCATCAAAACTCACTAGATTAAATGATGTTTCTATAGGAGCCTCCGTTACTTTTGGGACAAATTTCTCTGCATTGAGTAGCGGAAGTAGTATAATTACCCAAAGAGTATATATGGCATGAAGTAATATCATAATTGAGGATCTCTTACCTTTTCTTAgttcaaagttttttttcaaagctcGGAACTTTATGCTACAATTCAATgactaaaaaaaaggtagcGGATAATCTTTTGGTTGCAAATTGGCGGCatttaaatatattttgGGTTGCAAGTAttctaaaaatattctcatAATATTCTAAAAATATCCAGTCTAGGTAATTGCAATTATTTTGAGTCCGGTGACTTTGAGTTGACCATGTTCACTTCCTGTACAGCCATCAAGGTAACGTGTTTACCATCTAATGGAGAAAACCAAGAGATAAGACTAGAAACCTAGTTAGGATACTTGGATTTGCTAATGTCGCCAGTAGTACGATAATACCATAAAGATACGCTGTTGAACCTGATTTGTATATTTAAAGAATGGGAATCTTTAAGGGATCATAGTCTAGAATGGTATTCTGCAGAATAGATTTTAAATGGTGAAAACTTTCCCTCACTATGTCCAATTGATGCTTTTTAGGATGACGTTAGAATTTTATTCTGGTGAAGGCACTTTTAATATGAAGATTCGTTGAAGTATCAATAACCTTTTATTGGCATACCCTTACCTAACTGGTCTCTCTCACCTCGTGATGTTACGAACGCCACGATTATTCTCAAACTAGGtaaagattttttcttcaaaattagTGGGAAAGACTCGACAGACCCGCTTACCAGGTATTCTTTCTAAACAATAGGGTTTACCAGTACCCctgaaaatgataatgcCCATGTGCGGCTGATCGCGTTAACTACGTATGCAGTTGAATCAAAGCCATACCACAGAAAATGGTACAAGAGCCCACTGGATAGAATAGTGCTGGCTATCAAaccaatattttctttccagcTCTTGGGGGACCTCTACTGCGTTATATCGTAGTTTCCATTCAGCCTGCTTATCGCCTTAGGAAAAGGGAATGTAAGAGGCAGAAAAGTGCGGCGCAATCGTTCGGACAGCGAGCCGCTATTATAGGTAAGAATTCTTAAAGAGCTTCGCCGGATATTATTACAGTGTATTAAATTTCGCCAAGTCTTTGCCAATGGAAATAGGTGCATAATTTTATGTGCTTGGTACATATGAGTTCAATAGATATGTAGTAGTTGGATAGTAGATAGTAAGGATATATAATCATGGAAGGGTGACGCACAACAAATCACATAATGAGTTATGATTTTCACTGTTCTCATCTGTTTCCCCTACAAGGCGTGATCAATAACAAAcaatttcattaaaaaaaaaaaaaccaagtCACTCTAACATACGTAATAACTGTGtatacaaaagaaaaataatatctGTTCGTCATCTAGTTTAATACGGCAACTAGTTTTTCACCAGAGTTCTTACCGATTTTAATGTCTTCCAGGATACGAGGAACATCG
The nucleotide sequence above comes from Saccharomyces cerevisiae S288C chromosome III, complete sequence. Encoded proteins:
- the EMA35 gene encoding Ema35p (Protein involved in protein sorting; involved in targeting mitochondrial membrane proteins to mitochondrial translocation system; mutation causes respiration defects); protein product: MSSTDIWISNDASTFQKAQLPTQLRHVKVIKIREDSIGRIILLISTEITNEENADPDLSEIFISDSQGLKFSPVEWTPNHQFGNFRLTFPDFLKGTIFGSFHPSIDYSNHQVNYTENIAGGETKISVDNGLTWSNLKVVDEENADSFGCDITRPERCSLQGYFYNLKLSNPSAGIILMTGSVGDDNEFDRKDRKTFISRDGGLTWRVAHNSSGLYATGDLGNIIVYIPSPSYKDGDVQSKLYFSLDQGRTWNQYELVDALFYIHPLELINTTPDGSGSKFILSGHLITTASQEGNNTNISYIARSVLYAIDFSAAF
- the HMRA2 gene encoding homeodomain mating type protein a2 (Silenced copy of a2 at HMR; similarity to Alpha2p; required along with a1p for inhibiting expression of the HO endonuclease in a/alpha HO/HO diploid cells with an active mating-type interconversion system), yielding MRSIENDRSNYQLTQKNKSADGLVFNVVTQDMINKSTKPYRGHRFTKENVRILESWFAKNIENPYLDTKGLENLMKNTSLSRIQIKNWVSNRRRKEKTITIAPELADLLSGEPLAKKKE
- the HMRA1 gene encoding Hmra1p (Silenced copy of a1 at HMR; homeobox corepressor that interacts with Alpha2p to repress haploid-specific gene transcription in diploid cells); this translates as MDDICSMAENINRTLFNILGTEIDEINLNTNNLYNFIMESNLTKVEQHTLHKNISNNRLEIYHHIKKEKSPKGKSSISPQARAFLEQVFRRKQSLNSKEKEEVAKKCGITPLQVRVWFINKRMRSK
- the GIT1 gene encoding Git1p (Plasma membrane permease; mediates uptake of glycerophosphoinositol and glycerophosphocholine as sources of the nutrients inositol and phosphate; expression and transport rate are regulated by phosphate and inositol availability); protein product: MEDKDITSVNEKEVNENTNPRIIKYDAERRATRTETSKKDKWKNIVTIIASGFALISDGYVNGSMSMLNKVFVMEYGKKNYSSKVSTRVSNAALVGIIFGQFFMGIAADYYSRKSCILVATAILVIGSALCAASHGTTVPGMFWMLTVMRGLVGIGVGAEYPTSTLSANESANEYTTTKRGGILVMVTNLPLAFGGPFATIIFLIVYKICSGTKHLEAIWRTVFAIGCFWPLSVFYFRWKTATTEVYEKGRIKRNIPYFLALKFYWKRLLGTCGTWFMYDFVTFPNGIFSSTIISSVIKDQNDLVKVAEWNLLLGVLAVLGVPIGAYLSDRIGRKYTLMFGFSGYIIFGLIIGCAYDQLKKITPLFIIFYAFMNMLGNAGPGDMLGVISSEASATAVRGVFYGLSAVTGKIGSVVGVECFQPIRDNLGARWTFIIAAICGLIGIIITYFFVPHSLESDLMKQDVEFHNYLVSNGWTGKMGFDETDEESMVRTIEVEENGTNCSKKNAEIISVRQVDQS
- a CDS encoding uncharacterized protein (hypothetical protein; localizes to the membrane fraction; YCR101C is not an essential gene); protein product: MILLHAIYTLWVIILLPLLNAEKFVPKVTEAPIETSFNLVSFDDSNTSIRLDGWGVVWISFDAGENWETVKEIEERIFRFTVDPFHGQERGFAFICESPKFYITDDRGESWRALTIPSSEEYLDGDCFITTHPRNKELLIANCYSYMIDADVLYDPSEIYLSNDGNPFLKLNLPWKRKKTTI
- a CDS encoding uncharacterized protein (hypothetical protein), whose translation is MRSIFLLHFDYKTCEEEDFEDWNLADGKCLNGAKYMYKRRKQDARCLVKRTFKDMILHEIPCDSCTESDYECSSEFVRDAKGDCIPDYDQIALSDICDKANGETVSLEPLQLIKGDKCKKPMEIEAMNIPCEKILRESSNGKKIATIENKFDFEI